A window of the Diabrotica undecimpunctata isolate CICGRU chromosome 1, icDiaUnde3, whole genome shotgun sequence genome harbors these coding sequences:
- the LOC140434994 gene encoding uncharacterized protein codes for MTDVAKIIKLRGHTKACITRIQTFVSKNQNVVLDCGQYIARKNVLNETYREYLNLQKELELEDFDKYCSDRDIVEEQYYNLDSYLYEKITQLSAKPVQTQPIVTNVIPSVSTIQNVKLPELKIPFFSGEISEWPSFFDVFTKLITNDKQLSNAQKLIYLKSVLRNEPLKLIDNLEIIDSNFEIAIQNLCNRFENKYLIVNSHLNSLLNAPLITKPNAHALRDFLTQIKSHLAALENLNISNQLTDLILINLFTQKLEYNTKRSFETERNINKLPSLMEFLKFIERKCKILENLVPEYSHSPKQKQPSRFTSLNTVSNNLQYSSNNQYFKCFLCQNNSHNIYTCREFLNMSEDERFQTVKAKKACLNCLASGHSASSCTSASNCAKCNRRHHTLLHFSNASTHNSNSSRFRTNQDSRSLPTRNTHFQNTRHSQDSQENHNSQNTRQSHNMHDTPNSRTHSNVSRDPNTQSETSSSPAIPRIANQSQSNDVYRASSLSTLSGKKEVLLQTACVTIYDSHNNPVKVRCLTDSASQLSFITEELASRLKCIPYTKSLQISGISEICSTSNKMVDLNIFSNVNPTKHFTLSCAILPTITCKHPQITLDFNALKIPPNIHLADPEFCTPAEVQMLLGADVYFDLLTYGLIKLGPNLPTLTNTHLGYLVGGNVPQSSGSIDSYSILNIQENTQPRNEVSLFVQTQNTDSLVRSFWEIEEISSSTCTPKILTPSEKQAEDIFKSSLKILSSGRFQVDLPFKSPNEYKKMGESFFLAKKRFLNLEQKLIKSDQLYAQYKQFIHEYIALGHCRYVPLSTRNIHSDLKYFIPHHCVLKDSVTNKLRVVFDGSMKTTSNLSLNDIMLPGYTVQRELFDILINFRLFKYCIVADLRHMYRQIRVNPEQVFLLNILWRDSPQEDLKCLQLETVTYGLNNSGFLSTRCLKKLAQKHSDKFLLASDALLNCCYIDDVLYGCNDFETLFEIHRQLTECLNLACFSLHKWCANSPEFLADPHFDFNLFVYNGPSSINVDELPELKRVTHLIRKPDSQVYDALCKFSCFTRLQRAFAYCIRFIHNVRAKSHRRTGPLTPNELSSSELMIIKLTQSHFFSSEIQFLMDNRLLNDKSIRKLNPFLDSSQMIRVGGHLLFSDVSYDQKFPLLLPSKSHIVNLLLTREHRRLLHSGPQNTLSNVRLKFWPLDGLRQIKRIIQNCLTCYRFNAQVASQIMANLPRERVQIARPFINVGVDFGGPFPIKTSKLKRAPLTKAYMAVFVCLATRAVHVELISSLSTEAFLLTLKRFIARRGNPSIIFSDNGTNFLGAKNQLK; via the exons ATGACTGATgttgcaaaaattataaaattgagaGGGCATACTAAAGCTTGTATTACTAGAATTCAAACATTTGTctcaaaaaaccaaaatgtagttttagaTTGCGGTCAATATATTGCacgcaaaaatgtattaaatgaaaCTTATCGCGAGTATCTCAACCTACAAAAGGAACTTGAATTAGAAGATTTTGATAAATATTGTTCAGATAGAGACATAGTTGAAGAACAGTATTATAATTTAGATTCATATTTGTACGAGAAAATCACGCAATTATCTGCAAAACCAGTTCAAACTCAACCTATTGTAACAAATGTAATACCATCTGTTAGCACAATTCAAAATGTAAAGTTGCCAgaattaaaaataccttttttctcTGGCGAAATCTCAGAATGGCCCAGCTTTTTTGATGTTTTCAccaaattaataacaaatgataaacaGTTATCTAATGCTCAAAAACTTATTTATCTCAAATCAGTGTTAAGGAATGAACCGTTAAAGTTAATTGACAATCTAGAAATAATTGATTCCAATTTTGAAATTGCAATACAAAATTTATGCAatagatttgaaaataaatatttaatagtaaACAGTCATTTGAACAGTTTATTAAATGCTCCACTCATTACAAAACCCAATGCACATGCTCTAAGGGATTTCTTAACTCAAATTAAAAGCCATCTCGCTGCCTTAGAAAACCTCAACATCTCGAATCAACTCACTGATTTAATTCTCATCAATCTCTTTACTCAAAAATTAGAATATAATACTAAAAGATCATTTGAAACCGAgcgtaatataaacaaactccCAAGTTTAATGGAGTTCCttaaatttattgaaagaaaatgcAAAATTCTCGAAAATCTTGTTCCTGAATACTCTCATTCTCCGAAACAAAAACAACCTTCTCGTTTTACTTCTCTTAACACAGTTAGCAATAATTTGCAGTATAGTAGTAATAATCagtattttaaatgtttcttaTGTCAAAATAACTCCCATAACATATACACTTGCCGGGAATTCTTAAATATGTCTGAAGATGAGCGTTTTCAAACGGTCAAGGCAAAGAAAGCGTGTCTCAACTGCTTGGCTAGTGGTCATTCAGCAAGCTCATGTACCTCTGCGTCAAATTGCGCTAAATGTAACAGGAGACATCACACATTGCTCCACTTCTCTAACGCTTCTACTCATAACTCAAATAGTTCTCGTTTCAGAACAAATCAAGATTCTCGTAGTCTACCCACTAGAAACACTCATTTCCAAAACACTCGTCACTCTCAAGACTCACAAGAAAATCATAATTCTCAAAATACTCGCCAGTCTCACAATATGCATGATACTCCAAATTCTCGTACTCACTCTAATGTATCTCGTGATCCCAATACTCAAAGCGAAACTTCAAGTTCACCTGCAATCCCACGAATAGCAAATCAATCTCAGTCTAATGATGTCTACCGAGCATCATCTCTCTCTACACTCTCAGGCAAAAAGGAGGTTCTACTCCAAACAGCATgtgttacaatttatgattctcatAATAATCCCGTTAAGGTTCGCTGCCTTACAGACTCAGCTAGTCAGCTTTCGTTTATCACTGAGGAATTAGCAAGTCGCTTGAAATGTATTCCTTACACAAAAagtcttcaaatttctggaataTCCGAAATCTGTTCGACGTCGAATAAAATggtggatttaaatattttctcaaatgttaatcccacaaaacattttaCACTCTCTTGTGCGATTCTCCCAACCATCACTTGTAAGCACCCTCAAATTACATTGGATTTTAATGCTCTCAAAATTCCACCAAACATTCACCTAGCTGATCCAGAATTTTGTACTCCTGCCGAAGTTCAAATGCTGCTTGGAGCAGATGTTTATTTCGACTTACTTACTTACGGGTTAATAAAATTAGGCCCTAATCTTCCTACCTTAACAAATACTCATCTCGGTTATCTTGTAGGTGGAAATGTACCTCAATCATCTGGGTCAATTGACTCATATTCTATACTTAACATTCAAGAAAATACTCAACCTCGAAATGAAGTATCCTTGTTCGTTCAAACTCAAAATACCGATTCACTCGTACGGTCGTTTTGGGAAATAGAAGAAATCTCGTCTTCTACTTGTACTCCAAAAATCCTAACTCCTTCGGAAAAACAAgccgaagatatttttaaatcgtcACTTAAAATATTATCATCTGGTAGATTCCAAGTAGATCTCCCTTTCAAATCTCCCAACGAATATAAAAAAATGGGCGAATCGTTTTTCCTCGCAAAGAAGCGATTCCTAAACCTCGAACAGAAACTGATCAAGTCAGATCAATTATACGCACAGTATAAACAATTTATTCATGAATATATTGCACTTGGACATTGCAGATATGTGCCTCTCTCCACTCGAAATATTCACtctgatttaaaatactttattccTCACCATTGCGTTTTAAAGGATAGCGTAACAAATAAGTTGCGTGTTGTCTTTGATGGCAGTATGAAAACTACCTCAAATCTAAGTCTTAATGACATAATGCTTCCTGGTTATACGGTACAACGCGAATTATTcgatattttgataaattttagattatttaaatactgtattGTAGCAGATCTACGTCATATGTACAGACAAATTCGAGTAAATCCCGAACAGGTATTTCTGTTAAACATCTTATGGCGTGATTCACCTCAAGAGGATTTGAAATGTCTTCAACTTGAAACTGTCACTTATGGATTAAATAACTCCGGTTTTCTCAGCACTAGATGTCTTAAGAAATTAGCTCAAAAACATTCCGACAAATTTCTCTTGGCTAGTGATGCTCTTTTAAATTGCTGTTATATCGATGATGTGTTGTATGGCTGTAACGATTTTGAAACACTCTTCGAAATTCATCGTCAATTAACCGAATGTTTAAACCTCGCTTGTTTCTCGCTTCATAAATGGTGTGCAAACTCACCTGAATTTCTCGCAG ATCCACACTTTGATTTCAACCTCTTTGTATATAATGGTCCTTCGAGTATTAATGTTGATGAACTGCCTGAACTCAAAAGGGTTACTCATCTGATAAGAAAACCAGATTCACAAGTGTATGATGCCCTCTGCAAATTTTCATGTTTCACTCGACTTCAGAGAGCTTTTGCATACTGCATTCGTTTTATTCACAATGTAAGAGCTAAGTCTCATAGACGTACAGGTCCTCTCACTCCAAATGAACTCTCTAGTTCTGAGTTAATGATTATCAAATTGACCCAGTCTCATTTCTTCAGTTCGGAAATCCAATTTTTAATGGATAATCGTCTGCTTAACGATAAGTCTATTCGTAAATTGAATCCCTTTCTAGATTCGTCTCAAATGATACGAGTAGGCGGTCATCTTCTCTTTTCAGATGTTTCTTATGATCAGAAATTCCCTCTACTGTTGCCCTCAAAATCACATATTGTCAATTTATTACTTACCCGAGAACATCGAAGACTTCTACATTCTGGCCCTCAAAATACACTGTCCAATGTTAGATTGAAATTCTGGCCTCTTGATGGTCTTCGACAAATCaaacgtataatacaaaattgtcTCACTTGTTACCGTTTTAACGCACAAGTCGCTTCCCAAATCATGGCTAATCTCCCGAGGGAAAGAGTTCAAATTGCACGTCCATTTATAAACGTTGGAGTTGATTTTGGTGGTCCATTTCCAATCAAGACCTCTAAACTCAAGAGAGCTCCCCTTACTAAGGCCTATATGGCAGTGTTTGTATGTTTAGCTACTCGCGCCGTGCATGTG